Proteins from a genomic interval of Vicinamibacteria bacterium:
- a CDS encoding type II toxin-antitoxin system prevent-host-death family antitoxin, which translates to MRAKTISAAKFKEKCLAILDDVGPEGIIVTKHGKPVAKLIPIAADSADLIGSLKNEIRVKGDILSTGVTWNAES; encoded by the coding sequence ATGAGAGCAAAAACCATCTCAGCCGCTAAATTCAAAGAGAAGTGTCTTGCAATCCTGGACGACGTGGGGCCGGAAGGCATCATCGTGACGAAACACGGCAAACCCGTCGCGAAGCTGATTCCCATCGCGGCCGATTCCGCCGACCTCATCGGTAGTTTGAAGAACGAAATCAGAGTCAAAGGGGACATTCTCTCGACAGGTGTGACGTGGAATGCTGAATCTTGA
- a CDS encoding PIN domain-containing protein, with protein MLNLDTHVLIHALAGDLEEKERKLLSQNTWSISAIVLWELSKLAQLGRIELDLEAPKVERALRRIHTWPLTLEICRQSCRLDIKSDPADELIAATSVIENIPLVTQDRVLLGSEMIPFPDRLL; from the coding sequence ATGCTGAATCTTGATACCCATGTACTCATCCACGCCCTTGCCGGAGATCTCGAAGAGAAAGAGCGGAAGCTTCTTTCCCAGAATACTTGGAGTATCTCCGCCATCGTTCTCTGGGAGCTGTCCAAGCTCGCGCAGCTCGGGCGCATCGAGCTCGATCTCGAGGCACCCAAGGTGGAGCGAGCCTTGAGGCGCATACACACCTGGCCGTTGACGTTGGAAATTTGCCGTCAAAGCTGCCGGCTGGATATCAAGAGCGATCCCGCCGACGAGCTCATTGCCGCGACGAGCGTCATAGAGAATATCCCCTTGGTGACGCAGGATCGCGTGCTTCTCGGCTCCGAGATGATCCCATTCCCCGACAGGCTACTTTGA
- a CDS encoding PQQ-binding-like beta-propeller repeat protein produces MKKVYSLGLAPLLWIGTLVYGNDSDRAPWHQWGGPERNFHVSSPGIATSWPADGPKELWRRPLGEGYSSIVADGDALYTMYRVADDEIVVSLDASTGKTLWEHRYQAPLLEHMDYGTWLRQGGAGPYATPLLLGDKVYAVGTTGKFHALDRRSGQIVWSHDLDEKFQMRGYRGYAPSPILYEGTLILPIGGRGQGVVAFDPESGAVVWKNQDFRLAPASPILIDVDGQEQLVVFGPEDVVGLNPGNGEKLWSYPHPTNYGLNISTPVWGAGNLLFTSAAYDGGSRAVRLTRANGKTTAQELWSSNRLRLHFGNAIRIGNLVLGTSGDFGPAFFIAIDVETGEEVWRERTFGRSQMVYVDSKLVIVDESGDIAIATAGPDGLNVHARAEVLTENAWTPPTLVGTTLYVRDRKNVVALDLGG; encoded by the coding sequence ATGAAGAAGGTGTACTCTCTGGGACTCGCGCCCCTCTTGTGGATCGGAACGCTCGTATACGGAAACGATTCCGACCGTGCCCCTTGGCACCAGTGGGGAGGGCCCGAGCGCAACTTCCACGTGAGCTCGCCCGGGATCGCGACGAGCTGGCCGGCCGATGGCCCGAAGGAGCTCTGGAGGCGCCCGCTGGGCGAAGGCTATTCCAGCATCGTCGCCGACGGCGACGCCCTCTACACCATGTACCGCGTGGCCGACGACGAGATCGTGGTGTCGCTCGACGCGTCCACCGGAAAGACACTGTGGGAGCACCGCTACCAGGCGCCTCTTCTCGAGCACATGGACTATGGCACCTGGCTTCGGCAAGGAGGCGCCGGCCCGTATGCGACGCCGCTCCTGCTCGGAGACAAGGTCTATGCGGTCGGAACCACGGGCAAGTTCCATGCGCTCGATCGCCGCAGCGGCCAGATCGTGTGGTCTCACGATCTCGACGAGAAGTTCCAGATGAGGGGCTACCGAGGCTACGCGCCGAGCCCGATACTCTACGAGGGGACGCTCATCCTGCCCATAGGCGGCCGAGGACAGGGCGTGGTCGCTTTCGATCCGGAAAGCGGCGCGGTGGTCTGGAAGAACCAGGATTTTCGGCTTGCCCCCGCCTCGCCCATTCTGATCGACGTCGACGGCCAGGAGCAGCTCGTGGTTTTCGGCCCCGAGGACGTCGTCGGGCTGAATCCCGGAAATGGCGAGAAGCTCTGGAGCTATCCACACCCGACCAACTACGGCCTGAACATCAGCACACCCGTCTGGGGAGCGGGGAATCTTCTCTTCACATCCGCCGCCTACGACGGCGGAAGCCGGGCCGTTCGCCTCACGCGCGCGAACGGCAAGACGACGGCGCAAGAGCTCTGGTCGAGCAACCGGCTGCGGCTCCACTTCGGAAACGCCATTCGTATCGGCAACCTGGTCCTCGGTACGAGCGGAGATTTCGGACCGGCGTTCTTCATCGCCATCGACGTCGAGACGGGCGAAGAGGTCTGGCGCGAGCGTACCTTCGGCCGCTCGCAGATGGTTTATGTCGATTCGAAGCTCGTCATCGTCGACGAGAGCGGCGACATTGCCATCGCTACGGCCGGCCCCGATGGCTTGAACGTCCACGCACGAGCGGAAGTCCTGACGGAAAACGCCTGGACGCCGCCGACGCTCGTCGGTACGACGCTCTACGTGCGGGACCGCAAGAACGTCGTCGCGCTGGACCTCGGAGGTTAG
- a CDS encoding nucleotidyl transferase AbiEii/AbiGii toxin family protein — protein MDFVAVLERLSGFFEDRKLPYAVIGGVGLAGYGMVRATVDLDFVVDATSQEEVIEFLESLGYETLHQSSGYSNHQHPRPELGGVDLVYVRGETSRRVFDAVRRVEGPGRRLVPVPSPEHLIVMKVVAMKNDPSRTYQDLADIRFLLSVPDIDRNEVRRQFEKHGLLERYLELETS, from the coding sequence TTGGATTTCGTCGCCGTTCTCGAGAGGCTCAGCGGGTTTTTCGAAGATCGGAAGCTTCCGTACGCGGTCATCGGAGGGGTCGGCTTGGCCGGCTACGGAATGGTGCGTGCGACGGTGGATCTGGACTTCGTCGTCGACGCGACATCGCAGGAGGAGGTCATAGAGTTCCTCGAATCTCTCGGCTATGAAACGCTGCACCAGTCGTCGGGCTACTCGAATCACCAGCATCCTCGACCCGAGCTTGGCGGAGTGGATCTCGTCTACGTTCGAGGCGAGACGAGCCGGCGAGTATTCGATGCGGTACGGCGTGTCGAGGGACCGGGACGGCGGTTGGTTCCGGTGCCCAGTCCGGAGCATCTCATTGTCATGAAAGTGGTCGCCATGAAAAACGACCCCTCGCGAACCTACCAGGACCTGGCGGACATCCGCTTTCTTCTGAGCGTACCCGATATCGACCGGAACGAGGTTCGGAGGCAGTTCGAGAAACACGGCCTTCTGGAGCGCTACCTTGAGCTCGAAACGTCCTGA
- a CDS encoding M24 family metallopeptidase produces MASSRREFIRDMGVGLSTASIAAAGLARAQSRTASDSEKLLVPDSDHPTPAPLGVDRLPLEWHQGRTRILKERAAERGVDAVLLSSDQNMVYFTGCFRQSGERSTWVLFPVEETDTVYWYSPGIDRDLVTTWWATENEYYFCYPHAEGGFPNRGELKRGNRVDLFDWLLQGLANRGLGEKTLGVDFEPSESQKRAFASVLPKAKLVGIGDICLDMQIVKTPQEIALTQRAYRYFDKVHAFARDYILEHGTNATDFEVGQALQAYGIGLLMNDVKYDGRPHSAVGIEVTSHYVRTGVATAYPHPNQFFYTKIEKGAPVYVNTDIKLGGMGGEGYRNYVIAPFDSALEKMWQVVTDSALLLREEVRPGRACSEVAYKVHEFQIKNGMQSHIYHRPCHGQGQFYSGHQPPFIALGDDTPIQAGMMFSVEPGLYDAERGIGVNPSDILLVLEDKSVFMSSVPFTREWAFLTL; encoded by the coding sequence ATGGCATCATCGCGACGGGAATTCATTCGCGACATGGGGGTCGGCCTGAGCACGGCGAGCATCGCGGCCGCCGGGCTGGCCCGCGCACAGAGCCGTACGGCTTCCGACTCGGAGAAGCTTCTCGTGCCGGACTCCGATCATCCGACGCCCGCCCCTCTCGGCGTGGATCGGCTGCCTCTCGAGTGGCACCAGGGTCGTACGCGGATTCTAAAGGAGCGTGCGGCTGAGCGCGGCGTCGACGCCGTCCTGCTCAGCAGCGATCAAAACATGGTCTACTTCACCGGCTGCTTCCGTCAAAGCGGGGAGCGCTCGACCTGGGTGCTGTTCCCGGTGGAAGAGACCGACACCGTCTACTGGTACTCTCCCGGGATCGATCGCGATCTCGTGACGACGTGGTGGGCCACCGAGAACGAGTACTACTTCTGCTATCCGCACGCCGAAGGAGGCTTCCCGAATCGCGGTGAGCTGAAGCGCGGCAACCGGGTCGATCTGTTCGATTGGCTTCTTCAGGGCCTGGCAAACCGAGGCCTGGGAGAAAAGACTCTCGGAGTCGACTTCGAGCCCAGCGAGTCTCAGAAACGAGCCTTCGCGTCGGTCCTCCCGAAGGCAAAGCTCGTCGGCATCGGCGACATCTGCCTCGACATGCAGATCGTCAAGACGCCTCAGGAGATCGCGCTCACCCAGCGCGCCTACCGCTATTTCGACAAGGTGCACGCGTTCGCGCGCGACTACATTCTCGAGCACGGCACGAACGCGACCGACTTCGAGGTCGGCCAGGCGCTGCAAGCCTACGGCATCGGGCTTCTGATGAACGACGTCAAATACGATGGCCGCCCTCATAGCGCGGTCGGCATCGAGGTGACCTCGCACTACGTGAGGACCGGAGTCGCGACCGCTTACCCACATCCCAACCAGTTCTTCTACACCAAGATCGAGAAAGGGGCTCCGGTCTACGTCAACACCGACATCAAGCTCGGCGGTATGGGAGGCGAAGGCTACCGAAACTACGTGATCGCTCCCTTCGACAGCGCGCTGGAGAAGATGTGGCAGGTGGTGACCGATTCGGCGCTGCTCCTGCGAGAGGAAGTTCGTCCCGGAAGGGCTTGCTCCGAGGTCGCCTACAAGGTGCACGAGTTTCAGATCAAGAACGGCATGCAGAGCCACATCTATCATCGGCCCTGCCACGGACAGGGGCAGTTCTATTCCGGACACCAGCCGCCCTTCATCGCTCTCGGCGACGACACCCCGATCCAGGCGGGCATGATGTTCAGCGTCGAGCCCGGCCTCTACGATGCCGAGCGCGGCATCGGGGTCAACCCGAGCGACATCCTCCTCGTTCTCGAGGACAAGAGCGTCTTCATGAGCAGCGTGCCGTTCACGCGGGAGTGGGCGTTTCTCACGCTCTGA
- a CDS encoding S9 family peptidase has translation MRLASLVVSLGLASSLPAQSHRPFTVEDALALGDVSEPRVSPDGEWVVYTVTRLDLVEDSSRSNIYKVSFDGGDVIPLTSSQKSNTNSHFSPDGRYLAFLSDREGDESQIFVLDLHGGEPRRVSSLPSGVSDFEWSPDGARMVLVSRDPDPNKPAEGEEEKKTEPPLVINRLQFKRDGQGYLEERRNHLYVLEIAKGETRQLTHGPYDDSEPVWSPDGTEIAFVSNRTENPDANDNTDLFLVPASGGDPRQLTTNPGADRSPAFSPDGRFIAHVSVTEPELIWYAIDQLAVVPADGGRARVLTATLDRNVRRPRFSADGAHIVFLLEDSGNQHLARIDLEGNRIERLVDGPVELSDFHVSPSGELAFLQSEPHLPPEVFAWSNGGSRRLSHVNDVLLSDVRLGEVENVHFESRDGTPVEGFITKPPDFERGKPYPTLLWIHGGPVSQYATGFEAMWQVFAGAGYVVVAANPRGSSGYGKDFSRAIWADWGNKDFEDVMAAVDHAIELGYADPQRLGVGGWSYGGILTNYVITKTDRFQAATSGASETNYLACYGNDHYQHEWEKELGLPWENVERYIDLSPFTHVANIVTPTLILCGEHDWNVPLSQSEQLYQALKRRGVETTLVIYPGQSHSIRKPSYQKDRYERYLAWFGRFLGEGPTDARPTHP, from the coding sequence ATGCGTCTTGCGTCTCTTGTTGTTTCGCTCGGTCTCGCCTCGTCGCTTCCGGCTCAGTCGCATCGTCCCTTCACGGTCGAAGATGCCCTGGCGCTCGGCGACGTATCGGAGCCGAGGGTTTCTCCCGATGGCGAGTGGGTCGTCTACACGGTCACGAGGCTCGACCTCGTCGAAGACTCGAGCCGCTCGAACATCTACAAAGTTTCGTTCGACGGGGGAGACGTCATCCCGCTCACTTCGAGCCAGAAATCCAATACGAACTCCCATTTCAGCCCCGATGGCCGTTATCTCGCCTTCCTCTCCGACCGCGAGGGGGACGAAAGCCAGATCTTCGTCCTCGATCTGCACGGCGGGGAGCCGCGCAGAGTGAGCTCGCTACCGAGCGGCGTTTCCGATTTCGAATGGTCTCCCGACGGCGCCCGGATGGTCCTCGTTTCTCGAGATCCGGATCCCAACAAGCCCGCCGAGGGCGAGGAAGAAAAGAAGACCGAGCCTCCCCTGGTCATCAACCGGCTCCAGTTCAAGCGCGACGGCCAGGGGTATCTCGAGGAGCGCCGGAACCATTTGTACGTTCTCGAAATCGCAAAGGGCGAGACGCGGCAACTCACCCATGGACCTTACGACGACTCCGAGCCCGTGTGGTCTCCCGATGGGACCGAGATCGCCTTCGTCAGCAACCGCACGGAGAATCCCGATGCGAACGACAATACCGACCTGTTTCTCGTGCCCGCGTCCGGCGGCGATCCGCGCCAGCTCACCACGAATCCGGGTGCCGACCGGTCGCCGGCTTTCAGTCCCGACGGACGCTTCATCGCTCACGTGTCGGTGACGGAGCCCGAGCTCATCTGGTACGCCATCGATCAGCTCGCCGTCGTCCCCGCGGACGGTGGACGGGCACGAGTCCTGACGGCAACGCTCGATCGGAACGTGCGCCGGCCGCGCTTCAGCGCCGACGGGGCTCACATCGTGTTCCTGCTCGAGGACAGCGGAAACCAGCATCTGGCGCGCATCGATCTCGAGGGCAATCGGATCGAGCGTCTGGTCGATGGGCCAGTCGAGCTTTCCGATTTTCACGTCAGCCCCTCCGGAGAGCTTGCTTTTCTGCAGTCCGAGCCCCACTTACCCCCCGAAGTCTTTGCGTGGTCGAATGGCGGATCGCGGCGGCTGTCGCACGTGAACGATGTTCTCCTTTCGGACGTCCGTCTGGGCGAGGTCGAGAACGTCCATTTCGAGAGCCGGGACGGCACGCCCGTGGAGGGGTTCATTACCAAACCGCCCGACTTCGAGCGAGGAAAACCTTATCCGACACTGCTCTGGATCCACGGCGGACCCGTGTCTCAGTACGCGACGGGGTTCGAGGCCATGTGGCAGGTTTTCGCCGGAGCCGGCTACGTCGTGGTGGCGGCGAACCCGCGCGGATCCTCGGGCTACGGAAAGGATTTCAGCCGTGCGATCTGGGCCGATTGGGGCAACAAGGACTTCGAAGACGTCATGGCTGCCGTGGATCACGCCATCGAGCTCGGCTACGCCGACCCGCAGCGACTCGGCGTCGGCGGATGGAGCTACGGGGGCATATTGACCAATTACGTCATCACGAAGACCGATCGGTTTCAGGCCGCGACCTCGGGGGCGAGCGAAACGAACTACCTCGCCTGCTACGGCAACGACCACTACCAGCACGAATGGGAAAAGGAGCTGGGCCTGCCCTGGGAGAACGTCGAGCGGTATATCGACCTATCACCCTTCACTCACGTCGCCAACATCGTGACTCCGACGCTCATTCTTTGCGGCGAGCACGACTGGAACGTCCCGCTGAGCCAATCGGAACAGCTCTATCAGGCCCTGAAGAGGCGAGGCGTCGAGACGACGCTCGTGATCTATCCGGGCCAAAGCCACAGCATTCGCAAGCCCTCGTACCAGAAGGACCGGTACGAGCGCTACCTGGCATGGTTCGGGCGCTTTCTGGGAGAAGGGCCGACGGACGCGCGCCCCACTCATCCTTAG
- a CDS encoding nuclear transport factor 2 family protein, whose amino-acid sequence MGAPSLLLWALLPATQAANVEKEIEDKVIVFNRAYERNELEEYFSHYADDLTLWFESGRVSLPEYKKSWYQLIENGGGVEKNQVSDLRVQVGPSNDTAIATYVVEVVTRGADGTRTSERAWETDIWFKREGQWKIVHLHYNSREAP is encoded by the coding sequence ATGGGCGCCCCGTCTTTATTACTCTGGGCCCTGCTACCGGCGACGCAGGCGGCAAACGTCGAGAAGGAGATCGAGGACAAAGTCATCGTTTTCAACCGAGCCTACGAACGCAACGAGCTGGAAGAGTATTTCTCTCATTACGCGGACGATCTCACCCTCTGGTTCGAGAGTGGACGCGTGAGCCTTCCGGAGTACAAGAAGAGCTGGTACCAGCTCATCGAAAACGGAGGCGGCGTCGAGAAGAACCAGGTCTCCGATCTCCGGGTTCAAGTCGGTCCGTCGAACGATACCGCAATCGCGACTTACGTCGTCGAGGTCGTCACCCGAGGCGCCGATGGCACCCGGACGAGCGAGCGTGCCTGGGAGACCGACATCTGGTTCAAACGCGAAGGCCAGTGGAAGATCGTGCATCTCCACTACAACTCACGGGAGGCCCCGTGA
- a CDS encoding enoyl-CoA hydratase/isomerase family protein, which yields MTELTAAGVDADLATRFLHASQEDVHTVFALGWEILDRFPPRSARSETEKRASNFVIEAMADVCWRFCRTNRRNIYDRLTDGMSKRVRLDDLVFRAAERWPGLVPTREDLARESERMQKDKDGREIQQGLFVSQMLSDPEIGAHLVSSMLEPTGEARECLQRFRDEGVLELGTVRVEARAHVGYVEFQKPRFLNAEDDETQKDLETAIDLVLLHPELRIGVLRGGRVEHPKYQGQRIFSSGLNLTKLYHGKISYLFYLLRDLGPVNKLYRGLELEDHPRDEPEATLEKPWVAVMEGFAIGGGCQLLLVVDRVIAQEGSYFNLPARKEGIIPGAANLRLPRFLGEGLSRDAILFGRTFSVDSVEARAIVSEIHPADRIDDALEQSVATVTGSGLVSASGNRKALRVETEPLDTFRRYMATYARDQAYCHLSEQLVQNLEKHWQARTKSL from the coding sequence GTGACCGAGCTTACGGCGGCGGGCGTGGATGCCGATCTCGCGACGCGCTTCTTGCACGCCAGCCAGGAAGACGTCCATACCGTGTTTGCCCTGGGTTGGGAAATCCTCGATCGCTTTCCTCCGAGATCGGCGAGAAGCGAGACCGAGAAGCGCGCTAGCAACTTCGTCATCGAAGCGATGGCGGATGTCTGCTGGCGTTTCTGTCGCACGAATCGCAGGAATATCTACGACCGTCTCACCGACGGGATGTCCAAGCGCGTACGCCTGGACGACCTCGTTTTTCGAGCCGCCGAGCGGTGGCCGGGGCTCGTGCCAACTCGGGAGGACCTCGCTCGTGAATCCGAGCGAATGCAAAAAGACAAAGACGGCCGCGAGATCCAGCAGGGGCTCTTCGTCTCCCAGATGCTGTCCGACCCCGAGATCGGGGCCCACCTCGTGTCCAGCATGCTCGAGCCCACCGGGGAAGCTCGGGAGTGCCTGCAGCGGTTTCGAGACGAGGGCGTTCTCGAGCTCGGGACCGTCAGAGTCGAGGCGCGAGCTCACGTCGGCTATGTCGAGTTTCAGAAGCCTCGTTTTCTCAACGCCGAAGACGACGAGACCCAGAAGGATCTCGAAACCGCAATCGACCTGGTGCTCCTCCATCCCGAGCTGCGAATCGGAGTCTTGCGCGGAGGCCGAGTCGAGCACCCCAAGTACCAGGGCCAGCGTATCTTCTCCTCGGGCCTCAATCTCACCAAGCTCTACCATGGCAAGATTTCTTACCTCTTCTACCTCCTTCGCGACCTCGGTCCCGTCAACAAGCTGTACCGGGGGTTGGAGCTCGAGGACCATCCACGAGACGAGCCCGAGGCGACGCTCGAAAAACCCTGGGTTGCGGTGATGGAAGGCTTCGCCATAGGCGGCGGTTGTCAGCTTCTTCTCGTCGTCGATCGCGTCATCGCGCAGGAGGGCTCTTATTTCAACCTCCCCGCCCGCAAGGAAGGGATTATTCCCGGAGCAGCCAACTTGAGGCTCCCGCGCTTCCTCGGAGAGGGTCTCTCGCGCGACGCCATCCTTTTCGGACGCACGTTCTCGGTCGATTCGGTCGAGGCTCGAGCCATCGTCAGCGAGATTCACCCAGCGGATCGAATCGACGACGCTCTCGAGCAGTCGGTCGCGACCGTAACCGGTTCCGGCCTGGTGAGCGCGTCGGGAAACCGCAAGGCCCTTCGCGTCGAGACCGAGCCTCTGGACACCTTTCGGCGGTACATGGCGACCTACGCCCGCGATCAAGCTTACTGCCATCTGAGCGAGCAGCTCGTCCAAAACCTGGAAAAACACTGGCAGGCGCGGACGAAGTCCTTGTGA
- a CDS encoding amidohydrolase family protein codes for MKELRSRSCSPRSLPASTALALLGVVACVSGPGPEPADLVILHGKVYPGAGAPMAEAVAVRASEILAVGADAEIEKHRTESTTVLDANGGTVLAGFNDSHVHFLSGGESLDRVDLFDAETVEEAQRAIREFAAARPDAPWILGRGWLYGTFPGSLPTKEQLDEAVPDRPALMECYDGHSVWINSRALALAGITSETPDPPNGLIVRDAQGEPTGVLKESAQELMSEVLPAPTREEKLELIKKAVRHALSLGVTSVQNAGMSPDEFALYAELERRGELLVRMYAALGAPPGFSEEEAARYEELLKQHPDTPFLRTGAIKMYADGVIESRTAALLEPYANADSTGNPNYSVQDMNRIVEMMDKKGWQIFIHAIGDRGIRMALDAYEHAAEVNPPPARGRRHRIEHIEAVSADDIPRFTKLGVIASMQPFHANPIPNVLEVWAVNLGPERASRAWAWKSIQDEGGRLAFGTDWPVVAIDPRPGIHTALTRRTLEGKPEGGFVPGERLPLEDVLDAWTTGSAYASFEEERKGTLDPGMAADIVILSADLFALPVEEVKDFEVVTTIVDGKVVYSRDAGAVTSRQP; via the coding sequence GTGAAGGAGCTCCGTTCCCGCTCTTGCTCTCCTCGGTCGCTTCCCGCGAGCACAGCGCTCGCTTTGCTCGGGGTCGTCGCCTGCGTATCCGGACCCGGGCCCGAGCCCGCGGACCTCGTCATCCTCCATGGCAAGGTGTACCCCGGCGCGGGTGCCCCCATGGCCGAAGCGGTCGCGGTACGGGCAAGCGAGATCCTCGCCGTCGGCGCCGACGCGGAGATCGAAAAACACCGGACCGAATCGACGACGGTCCTCGATGCCAACGGGGGAACCGTCCTCGCCGGCTTCAACGACTCCCACGTCCACTTTCTGAGCGGGGGCGAGTCGCTCGATCGGGTGGATCTCTTCGACGCCGAGACCGTCGAGGAAGCGCAGCGGGCCATTCGCGAGTTCGCCGCCGCGCGACCGGATGCGCCCTGGATTCTGGGGCGCGGCTGGCTCTATGGCACCTTCCCGGGAAGCCTTCCCACGAAAGAGCAGCTCGACGAAGCGGTCCCCGACCGGCCGGCGCTCATGGAGTGTTACGACGGCCACAGCGTCTGGATCAATTCCAGGGCTCTCGCCCTCGCCGGCATCACGAGCGAGACACCCGACCCGCCGAACGGTCTCATCGTTCGGGATGCCCAAGGCGAGCCGACGGGCGTCCTCAAGGAGTCGGCCCAGGAACTCATGAGCGAAGTCCTCCCCGCGCCGACGCGCGAGGAGAAGCTCGAGCTCATCAAGAAGGCGGTCCGCCATGCCCTGAGCCTCGGGGTCACGAGCGTGCAGAACGCGGGAATGAGCCCCGACGAGTTCGCGCTCTACGCGGAGCTCGAGCGCCGCGGCGAGCTTCTGGTCAGGATGTACGCGGCCCTCGGGGCACCCCCGGGTTTTTCCGAAGAGGAAGCGGCGAGATACGAAGAGCTGCTGAAACAGCATCCGGATACGCCGTTCCTTCGAACGGGCGCGATCAAGATGTATGCCGACGGCGTCATCGAGTCCCGCACCGCCGCTCTGCTCGAGCCCTACGCGAACGCGGATTCCACCGGGAATCCCAATTACTCCGTTCAGGACATGAACCGCATCGTGGAGATGATGGATAAGAAGGGCTGGCAGATCTTCATCCACGCCATCGGCGACCGCGGCATCCGCATGGCGCTCGACGCCTACGAGCACGCGGCAGAGGTCAATCCCCCGCCTGCGCGCGGCCGCCGGCACCGCATCGAGCACATCGAGGCGGTGAGCGCCGATGACATCCCACGCTTCACGAAGCTCGGAGTCATTGCCTCGATGCAGCCCTTCCACGCGAACCCGATCCCGAACGTCCTCGAAGTCTGGGCGGTGAACCTCGGGCCAGAGCGCGCCTCGCGGGCCTGGGCGTGGAAGAGCATCCAGGACGAAGGCGGACGGCTCGCGTTCGGGACCGACTGGCCGGTCGTGGCTATCGATCCCCGTCCGGGGATTCACACCGCCCTCACTCGAAGGACGCTCGAGGGAAAGCCGGAGGGAGGATTCGTGCCGGGCGAAAGGCTTCCGCTCGAGGACGTCCTCGACGCCTGGACGACGGGATCGGCCTATGCCTCGTTCGAGGAAGAGCGAAAGGGCACGTTGGACCCGGGGATGGCGGCCGACATCGTCATCTTGTCGGCGGATCTCTTCGCCCTCCCGGTCGAGGAAGTGAAGGACTTCGAAGTGGTGACGACGATCGTCGACGGAAAAGTGGTCTACTCCCGCGACGCCGGCGCCGTCACGAGCAGGCAGCCCTGA